Proteins encoded in a region of the Flavobacterium sp. MDT1-60 genome:
- a CDS encoding HAMP domain-containing sensor histidine kinase, producing MKIRNRLTLLFTFITASILLIFASVIYLSAKENREKEFYASLKKEAITKANLFLNAKVNSKTLQNIYKNNRATLNEVEVAIYDTSFRLLYHDAVDIDVVKETKTMIGEIIQKKELQFYQKDWQVIGLKYNFQGKNYVITAAAYDEYGYKKLQNLLQSSIVVFIISILFLYFAGRFFSKKAFEPIVEMTNKAKKISATNLDLRISSNESKDELSEMANTFNEMLNRLENSFDAQKHFVSNISHELRTPLSAIITELELSTNKERSVEEYKKAIENALDDAKKLAKLSNSLLDFAKASYDPLEIAFKSVRIDEVLLDARQQVQKSNADYKVTIHFENDFENDNQILVNGNEYLLKVAFVNLLENGCKFSQNHQSQVSISFVENKIALSFSDNGIGILTDDLEHIFTPFYRGTNKVYADGNGIGLSLTKKIILLHKGAISVSSKKDFGSTFSVTIPHV from the coding sequence ATGAAGATTAGAAATCGCCTCACGCTATTGTTTACCTTTATTACGGCCTCTATCTTATTGATATTTGCCTCTGTTATTTATCTTTCGGCAAAAGAAAACAGAGAAAAGGAGTTTTATGCTTCCTTAAAAAAAGAAGCAATTACCAAGGCCAATTTGTTTCTTAATGCAAAAGTTAATTCTAAAACACTGCAAAATATTTATAAAAATAACAGAGCTACTTTGAATGAGGTTGAAGTTGCTATTTACGACACGTCATTTCGACTACTTTATCATGATGCCGTTGATATAGATGTAGTGAAAGAAACCAAAACGATGATTGGTGAAATTATTCAAAAAAAAGAATTGCAATTTTATCAGAAAGACTGGCAGGTGATTGGTCTGAAATATAATTTTCAAGGAAAAAATTATGTTATTACAGCAGCAGCTTACGATGAATATGGTTATAAAAAACTACAGAATTTGCTTCAAAGCAGTATTGTTGTTTTTATAATATCTATTCTGTTTTTGTATTTTGCTGGCCGTTTTTTCTCGAAAAAGGCATTTGAACCTATTGTTGAAATGACCAATAAAGCAAAAAAAATTTCGGCTACTAATCTTGATTTACGAATAAGTTCTAACGAAAGTAAAGACGAACTCTCAGAGATGGCTAATACTTTTAACGAAATGCTGAACCGTTTAGAAAACTCATTTGATGCCCAGAAGCATTTTGTTTCAAATATTTCACATGAATTACGGACACCACTTTCTGCCATTATTACAGAATTAGAATTATCAACAAATAAAGAACGTAGTGTAGAAGAATATAAGAAGGCTATTGAAAATGCTTTGGATGACGCTAAAAAACTAGCCAAACTTTCCAATAGTTTACTCGATTTTGCCAAAGCCAGTTATGATCCTTTAGAAATAGCTTTTAAATCAGTACGAATAGATGAGGTATTGTTAGATGCAAGGCAACAAGTACAAAAATCAAACGCTGATTATAAGGTAACAATTCATTTTGAAAATGATTTTGAAAATGACAATCAAATTTTAGTAAATGGAAATGAATATCTCTTAAAGGTAGCTTTTGTCAATTTACTGGAAAATGGCTGCAAATTTTCGCAGAACCATCAAAGTCAGGTATCAATATCATTTGTTGAAAATAAAATTGCTTTAAGTTTTTCTGATAACGGAATTGGTATTTTAACCGATGATTTAGAGCATATTTTTACACCATTCTATAGAGGAACAAAT
- a CDS encoding response regulator transcription factor, protein MKILIVEDDQRVAELIQRGLEEHGFIVTLAYDGISGKKLALNNDYDLLITDIILPKLDGLDLSKEIRRNKPDLPIIMLTALGTTDDKVEGFDAGADDYLTKPFEMRELLVRIKALLKRSNNTNHTIGFILKYADLEMNLQTKDVKRNNIEISLTPKEFKLLEYMLQNTERVLSRTEISEKVWDTNFDTGTNFIDVYINYLRKKIDKNFDKKLIHTKSGMGFILKTDED, encoded by the coding sequence ATGAAAATTTTAATAGTAGAAGACGACCAAAGAGTAGCCGAACTGATCCAGCGAGGGCTTGAAGAGCACGGATTTATAGTAACATTGGCTTATGATGGTATTTCAGGCAAGAAACTGGCACTCAATAATGACTATGATTTACTAATCACAGATATTATTTTACCAAAACTTGACGGACTGGATCTAAGCAAAGAAATTCGCAGGAATAAACCTGATTTGCCTATTATTATGCTAACAGCTCTTGGCACAACTGATGATAAAGTGGAAGGGTTTGATGCCGGTGCAGATGATTACCTTACAAAGCCTTTTGAAATGAGAGAACTTTTGGTGCGTATCAAAGCTTTATTAAAACGCAGTAACAACACAAATCATACTATTGGATTTATTCTAAAGTATGCTGATCTTGAAATGAACCTGCAAACAAAAGATGTAAAAAGAAATAATATTGAGATAAGCTTAACTCCAAAAGAATTTAAGCTTTTAGAATATATGCTTCAAAATACGGAACGTGTTTTGTCCCGAACAGAAATTTCAGAAAAAGTTTGGGATACAAATTTTGATACCGGAACAAATTTCATAGATGTATATATCAATTATTTACGAAAAAAAATTGATAAGAATTTTGATAAAAAACTCATCCATACCAAATCCGGAATGGGATTTATTTTGAAAACAGATGAAGATTAG
- a CDS encoding KUP/HAK/KT family potassium transporter: MHNTAAFHQRITLAGSLIAIGIVFGDIGTSPLYTLNAVFHNRIITEAIALGSLSCIFWTLFFQTTLKYVIITLQADNNGEGGILSLYALIRRYWGKWLIFPAMAGGAFLMADGIITPPISVASAIEGVQNVIPAFNTVPVIIGILIGLFMFQQFGTDKIGKIFGPAMVIWFGFIAVIGTISLSGNFSVLKALNPYYAYQMLVIEPKGFWLLGSIFLCTTGAEALYSDMGHCGRNNIRISWIFIKIALILCYAGQTAWLMDHIGETIGTISPFYHIVPKQIFWPSLIIATAATIIASQALISGCFTLINEAIRLGLWPRHQVLFPGNIKGQLYIPAINWLLMSGCIFMVLHFKQSTKMEAAFGLSVTLTMIMSTVLIYYYLRAKRVHILWVLLITSLFLCIEFSFLIANLQKISEGGWITLVIGFTLFLIMYIWWKGQKTKSALVEFTDIASYLPAIQKLSADKSIPKYASNLVFLTYSKSLHKFEKNLMNSIFNYGTPKRADNYWFIHVNVLDEPYGVNYEIDTVVKDDIYFITFDLGFREEPRLDLFFREVVKEMIKNKEVNLPQSNEFEYKQSSIGDFKFVIRDSFLSYDNNMPFWKNFVMKSYYNLKYLAVKEEINFGLDQSNLVIEKYPLVVTPYKGSQLKRKSSAKHSTNV, from the coding sequence ATGCACAATACTGCCGCTTTTCACCAAAGAATTACTCTCGCAGGTTCACTTATTGCTATAGGAATAGTGTTTGGAGATATTGGAACTTCTCCTCTATATACCCTGAATGCCGTTTTCCATAACCGTATCATTACCGAAGCTATAGCTCTTGGGAGTTTAAGCTGTATCTTTTGGACACTTTTTTTTCAGACGACCTTAAAATATGTCATTATAACATTGCAGGCAGATAATAATGGAGAAGGTGGTATTTTATCTCTATACGCCCTAATAAGAAGATACTGGGGAAAATGGCTTATTTTTCCTGCTATGGCCGGAGGCGCATTCTTAATGGCAGATGGCATTATTACTCCCCCTATATCAGTTGCATCGGCAATTGAGGGAGTACAAAATGTAATTCCTGCCTTTAATACTGTTCCGGTTATTATTGGAATTTTAATTGGGCTCTTTATGTTCCAACAATTTGGTACAGATAAAATTGGTAAAATTTTTGGGCCGGCCATGGTGATTTGGTTTGGTTTTATTGCAGTGATAGGAACCATTTCGTTAAGTGGTAATTTTAGCGTACTAAAAGCGCTAAATCCTTATTACGCTTATCAAATGCTGGTTATTGAACCAAAAGGCTTCTGGCTTTTGGGAAGTATTTTTTTATGTACAACCGGAGCAGAAGCGCTTTACAGCGATATGGGACATTGCGGCAGAAACAATATACGGATCAGCTGGATTTTTATTAAAATAGCACTTATTTTATGTTATGCCGGGCAAACCGCATGGCTTATGGATCATATAGGAGAAACCATTGGCACTATAAGTCCGTTTTATCATATAGTTCCAAAACAAATATTCTGGCCTTCGCTGATTATTGCTACGGCCGCTACAATTATTGCCTCACAGGCTTTGATCAGCGGTTGTTTCACTTTGATAAATGAAGCGATACGGCTGGGGCTATGGCCAAGGCATCAAGTATTGTTTCCCGGAAACATTAAAGGACAGCTTTATATTCCTGCCATAAACTGGCTATTAATGTCGGGCTGCATTTTTATGGTACTGCATTTTAAGCAAAGTACTAAAATGGAAGCGGCATTTGGGTTAAGCGTAACGCTTACCATGATTATGAGCACCGTTTTAATATATTATTACCTACGAGCTAAAAGAGTCCATATACTATGGGTATTACTCATTACTTCATTGTTTCTATGTATCGAATTTAGTTTTCTTATTGCCAATCTCCAAAAAATTAGTGAAGGGGGATGGATTACATTAGTTATTGGATTTACGCTTTTCTTAATTATGTACATTTGGTGGAAAGGCCAGAAAACGAAATCTGCACTTGTGGAGTTCACAGATATTGCAAGTTATCTTCCTGCAATCCAAAAATTAAGCGCAGATAAAAGTATTCCAAAATATGCAAGCAATCTTGTCTTTTTGACCTACTCTAAAAGTCTGCATAAATTCGAGAAAAACTTAATGAACTCAATATTTAATTACGGAACTCCAAAACGTGCCGATAATTATTGGTTTATTCATGTGAATGTTCTGGATGAACCTTATGGAGTAAATTATGAAATTGATACAGTTGTAAAAGACGATATATACTTTATAACCTTTGATTTAGGATTTCGCGAAGAACCACGACTGGATTTATTCTTTAGGGAAGTTGTAAAAGAAATGATTAAGAACAAAGAAGTTAATCTTCCACAAAGCAATGAGTTCGAATACAAACAATCTTCTATAGGAGATTTTAAGTTTGTAATAAGAGACAGCTTTTTGTCTTATGATAACAATATGCCATTTTGGAAAAATTTTGTAATGAAAAGCTATTATAACTTAAAATATTTAGCCGTAAAAGAAGAAATTAATTTTGGCTTGGACCAAAGTAATCTTGTAATAGAAAAATATCCATTAGTGGTTACTCCCTATAAAGGATCTCAATTAAAAAGAAAATCTTCTGCCAAACATTCAACAAATGTCTGA
- a CDS encoding GNAT family N-acetyltransferase has product MKLPPYDKFPEINSDTIILRQVETNDINDLVEISFYDSRPALTFNDALEMQERINLDYQNGNSIHWGIANKLTNKIMGTLGYYRGFDEGIGELGCVLKPEFQGQGFMTIAMKLVTEFGLTNIGLTKIIAITSKQNEEAIKLLERVSFIKTADLENDEIEYLFVNNLR; this is encoded by the coding sequence ATGAAACTACCTCCATACGATAAATTTCCAGAAATTAATTCAGATACTATTATTTTAAGACAAGTAGAAACTAATGATATCAATGACCTTGTTGAAATATCTTTCTATGATTCACGCCCAGCTTTGACATTTAATGACGCATTAGAAATGCAAGAAAGAATTAACCTGGACTATCAAAATGGTAATTCAATTCATTGGGGAATTGCCAACAAACTGACAAATAAAATCATGGGAACATTAGGATATTATCGTGGGTTTGACGAAGGAATTGGAGAACTTGGTTGCGTTTTAAAACCAGAATTTCAAGGGCAAGGTTTTATGACTATTGCAATGAAACTTGTTACCGAATTTGGACTTACAAATATTGGGCTAACCAAAATAATAGCGATTACATCCAAACAAAACGAAGAAGCAATAAAGCTTCTTGAACGTGTGAGTTTTATTAAAACAGCAGATCTTGAAAATGATGAAATTGAATATCTGTTTGTAAATAACCTTCGATAA
- a CDS encoding DoxX family membrane protein: protein MNRHVISLTLRLVLGLNFLFASVAHLKLWKFYVEEPSKITSWITNNFVLGNCIAVGLFIVSFFLILGYKTIWATIASIAFLLINHITLLFAKPANQAFSGPFYNSFHHSVPFIGFAIVLLYALSTKKDFSIDKFLKNENELSSKTKDEIVFFIARIFIGVLFFAQGLELLTGKATLMSFAENVYVKSYDTTFIPTSLLWFMGLSNPWILCICGALLTLGLKTKLTAYLLSFFMVSIVFGHLLDDPFETSGSISMYGFNNLAFVLLVMWLENGQNKYSINL from the coding sequence ATGAATAGACATGTTATAAGTTTGACATTACGATTGGTATTAGGATTGAATTTTTTATTTGCTTCTGTTGCACACTTGAAATTGTGGAAATTTTATGTAGAAGAACCATCAAAAATAACCTCATGGATTACAAATAATTTCGTTTTAGGAAATTGTATTGCAGTTGGACTTTTTATAGTCTCTTTTTTCCTAATATTAGGATACAAAACAATTTGGGCAACAATTGCTTCAATTGCATTTTTATTAATAAATCATATTACGTTATTATTTGCTAAACCTGCAAATCAGGCATTCAGCGGACCATTTTATAATTCATTTCATCATTCTGTTCCATTTATTGGTTTTGCGATTGTTCTTTTATACGCTTTATCGACAAAAAAAGACTTTTCGATAGACAAATTTTTAAAAAATGAGAATGAATTGAGTTCAAAGACAAAAGACGAAATAGTATTTTTCATTGCACGAATTTTCATTGGGGTACTATTTTTTGCACAAGGATTAGAGTTACTGACAGGAAAAGCAACTTTAATGAGCTTTGCTGAAAATGTATATGTAAAATCGTATGATACAACATTTATTCCAACGTCTTTATTGTGGTTTATGGGACTTTCTAATCCTTGGATTTTGTGCATCTGTGGGGCTTTGCTAACACTTGGCCTAAAAACAAAGTTGACTGCCTATTTGTTGTCTTTTTTTATGGTAAGTATTGTATTTGGACATTTATTGGACGATCCTTTTGAAACTTCGGGTTCCATCAGTATGTACGGATTTAATAATTTAGCCTTTGTTCTACTTGTAATGTGGCTAGAAAACGGACAGAACAAATATAGTATTAACCTCTGA
- a CDS encoding nuclear transport factor 2 family protein, which produces MKFSKIVLILLTIIFQSTVFAQTANKKSEKGQIEETLMHYIEGTKNAEPERLQKAFHPDFNLYSVAKDSLRIWKGQEYIGNFKDGKKSNRIGRILFIDIENDAAIAKVEILMPEKQRNYTTIFYY; this is translated from the coding sequence ATGAAATTTTCTAAAATTGTATTGATACTATTAACGATAATTTTCCAAAGTACTGTCTTTGCACAAACAGCAAATAAGAAATCTGAAAAAGGACAGATTGAAGAAACTTTGATGCACTACATTGAAGGGACTAAAAATGCAGAACCTGAAAGGCTACAAAAAGCCTTTCATCCCGATTTCAACCTTTATTCTGTTGCAAAAGATAGTCTGAGAATTTGGAAAGGACAAGAATATATTGGCAACTTCAAAGATGGTAAAAAATCAAACCGTATTGGACGCATCCTATTTATTGATATTGAAAATGATGCGGCTATTGCAAAAGTGGAGATTCTCATGCCAGAAAAACAGCGTAATTATACGACTATTTTTTATTATTAA
- a CDS encoding serine hydrolase, whose product MYKVISTFRLPLLISTCFCLFSTFVFSQNKILFVVSNQDYYGTSQIKTANHFGEIVVPYNVFSKAGFTVDFVSPKGGAIPIGYINASDSIHKKFLYNNFLMNKLKTTMKPTEVVPENYSAIFYGGGGAAMYGVAENVIIQNLARQIFLKNGVISAICHGTAGLAYLKDEAGKSLYKDKKITGFADKFEDKQEEYYKTFPFSIDEAIKKNEGNFVHSDKLGEGFYVVDGRFVTGQDPSAASKMASEIITLIEKNKPVIQQESIRNLDKVFSEWDNSKAKPGVAAGLLKEGQIIYVKGFGRADITHDIPINTDTKFQIGAMAKQFTAFTILLLEEQGKLSLSDDVRKYIPQLPDFGSKITIKHLLSQSSGLHDFLALKEIAGWQEKDVFTQKDALDLIFRQKELDYEPGTKFSQTSSGLILLAEVVKQVTGQTLAGFSQQVIFQPLGMTNTLFCDDNEMIIPNVAVSYQVSKNGFKNNLINYSIFGTTNLYTSAADLSRWYLNFEKPKVGSEKLIEKLASPVTLNDGKTTFNPTSGRLLYGQQYVHAKRGVPKIWTYGLEGGYASNIFIFPNQNVTSFVLGNNNRYNGSLAMNMALEVLGNVFPKPASIDFSKLKSIKMTPQQLGVYNGFYWDDERMSGRRVFVKNDTLRYQVLGSATESLLVPITDKKFQMVVDGDDVIMVEFRKEGDHFKMIYTSGESDQYVYEYFTPKTYSTTDLNEFSGTYYCKILGASYTLAQSEKGLITSNKSQPIINFTLIQSDLFLSSARNLGGIRFVRDKQQKITGFYINSDRIKNLLFEKI is encoded by the coding sequence ATGTACAAAGTAATATCAACGTTCAGGTTACCGCTTTTAATAAGCACTTGTTTTTGCTTATTCTCTACCTTTGTTTTTTCGCAAAACAAAATCCTATTTGTAGTTTCTAATCAGGACTACTATGGAACTTCACAGATTAAAACTGCTAACCACTTTGGGGAGATTGTTGTGCCCTACAACGTATTTTCGAAAGCAGGATTTACAGTAGATTTTGTAAGCCCAAAAGGCGGAGCTATTCCAATCGGCTATATCAATGCTTCGGATAGTATTCATAAAAAATTCCTATACAATAATTTTTTAATGAATAAACTCAAAACTACGATGAAGCCTACCGAGGTTGTTCCTGAAAATTATAGTGCGATTTTTTATGGCGGCGGCGGCGCAGCTATGTATGGCGTAGCAGAAAACGTTATTATTCAAAACCTTGCAAGACAGATTTTTCTAAAAAATGGGGTGATTTCGGCTATTTGCCACGGTACGGCAGGCTTGGCGTATTTGAAAGACGAGGCAGGTAAATCACTCTACAAAGACAAAAAAATAACTGGTTTTGCGGATAAATTTGAAGACAAACAAGAGGAATATTACAAAACATTTCCTTTTTCCATTGACGAGGCTATTAAAAAGAATGAAGGCAACTTTGTGCATTCTGATAAATTAGGAGAGGGTTTTTATGTGGTAGATGGCCGGTTTGTAACGGGGCAAGACCCTAGCGCTGCCTCAAAAATGGCTTCCGAAATAATCACACTTATAGAAAAAAACAAACCTGTTATACAACAAGAATCCATTAGAAATTTGGATAAAGTATTCTCTGAGTGGGATAATTCTAAGGCTAAACCGGGCGTAGCAGCAGGTCTTCTAAAAGAGGGGCAAATTATCTATGTAAAAGGTTTTGGGCGTGCAGATATAACCCACGACATTCCCATCAATACAGATACCAAATTTCAAATAGGGGCTATGGCAAAGCAATTTACGGCCTTTACTATTTTATTGCTGGAAGAACAAGGGAAATTGTCTTTGTCTGATGATGTGCGCAAATATATTCCACAACTTCCTGATTTTGGTTCTAAAATTACCATAAAACATTTACTGAGTCAATCCAGTGGTTTGCACGACTTTTTGGCTCTAAAAGAAATTGCAGGCTGGCAGGAAAAAGATGTTTTTACACAAAAAGACGCTTTGGATTTAATTTTCCGACAAAAAGAATTGGATTATGAGCCAGGAACAAAATTTTCGCAGACTTCATCAGGGCTTATTTTATTAGCTGAAGTAGTTAAACAAGTTACAGGTCAAACACTTGCTGGATTTTCTCAGCAAGTTATTTTTCAACCTTTAGGCATGACCAATACCTTGTTTTGCGATGATAATGAAATGATAATACCCAATGTAGCTGTTTCGTATCAAGTATCTAAAAACGGATTCAAGAACAATCTCATCAATTATTCTATTTTCGGAACTACTAATCTTTATACTTCGGCGGCAGATTTGAGCCGTTGGTATCTCAATTTTGAGAAACCCAAAGTAGGAAGTGAAAAATTGATAGAAAAACTGGCTTCCCCGGTTACTTTAAATGATGGTAAAACTACTTTTAATCCAACCTCAGGAAGACTTTTGTATGGGCAACAGTACGTACATGCAAAACGTGGCGTTCCAAAAATCTGGACGTATGGTTTAGAAGGCGGTTATGCAAGCAATATTTTCATATTCCCCAATCAAAATGTTACTTCGTTTGTGCTTGGAAATAACAACAGATATAACGGTAGTCTTGCTATGAACATGGCTCTTGAAGTACTTGGAAATGTTTTTCCAAAACCGGCAAGTATTGACTTTAGTAAGCTTAAAAGCATAAAAATGACACCCCAACAATTAGGAGTATACAATGGCTTTTATTGGGATGATGAAAGAATGTCAGGGCGCAGGGTTTTTGTGAAAAATGACACTTTACGCTATCAAGTATTGGGCAGTGCAACTGAAAGTTTGTTAGTACCTATTACAGATAAAAAATTTCAAATGGTGGTTGATGGAGACGATGTAATTATGGTCGAATTTCGTAAGGAAGGTGATCATTTTAAAATGATTTATACTTCTGGTGAAAGTGACCAATATGTCTATGAATACTTCACCCCAAAAACATATTCTACAACAGATTTAAATGAGTTTTCAGGTACCTATTATTGTAAAATTTTGGGAGCAAGCTATACATTGGCTCAAAGCGAAAAAGGCTTAATCACAAGTAATAAGAGTCAACCCATCATCAATTTCACTCTAATTCAGTCAGATTTGTTTCTGAGTAGTGCCAGAAATTTGGGTGGTATTCGGTTTGTTCGTGATAAACAACAAAAAATCACAGGATTTTATATAAATTCTGATAGGATTAAGAATTTACTTTTCGAAAAAATCTAA
- a CDS encoding AraC family transcriptional regulator translates to MSNQFIFFFSALGAFNGLLLSGYFAYNAKKKKFSNYFLSFLFLVLSIRVIKSVFFYFNPHLSNIFIQIGLSACILIGPFLYLFLKSNLDNKKSNWLIHILPYITIISIGGILYPYVDHRVVWSKWIVKAIYWQWFIYIVLSFKYILPILKKIKTKESLKKIDVWHLSIYLGTFLIWLAYYIAAYTSYIVGALSFTFILYLMALLLLFRSSKESTFFQEKEKYKDKEIDMDTLDLIGHNLSIIVKKELYLKPNFTLDEAAKELNVTKHLLSQYLNVILGKSFTNLINEYRIEKAKKLLETENNFTVEGIGYESGFNSKSTFFTTFKKITGKTPTEYQKMPIK, encoded by the coding sequence ATGTCCAACCAATTTATATTTTTTTTCAGCGCTTTAGGAGCTTTTAATGGTTTACTACTTTCAGGTTATTTTGCCTACAATGCTAAAAAGAAAAAATTTTCAAATTATTTCTTATCATTTCTGTTTTTAGTATTAAGTATTCGGGTTATAAAATCTGTATTTTTCTATTTTAATCCTCATCTATCAAATATTTTTATTCAGATTGGACTTTCAGCCTGCATACTTATTGGTCCATTTCTTTATTTATTTCTAAAATCAAATTTAGATAATAAAAAATCAAATTGGCTTATTCATATTTTACCTTACATAACAATTATAAGTATAGGGGGTATTTTGTATCCTTATGTTGATCATCGTGTTGTTTGGAGTAAATGGATTGTAAAAGCTATTTATTGGCAATGGTTCATTTATATTGTTTTATCTTTTAAATATATCCTACCAATACTAAAAAAAATAAAAACTAAAGAAAGTCTAAAAAAAATAGATGTTTGGCATCTTAGTATTTATTTAGGAACATTCCTTATTTGGTTGGCATATTATATCGCAGCGTATACCTCTTATATTGTTGGAGCTTTATCATTCACATTTATTCTGTACTTAATGGCTTTGCTTTTGCTTTTCAGAAGCAGCAAAGAATCTACTTTTTTTCAGGAAAAAGAGAAATACAAAGACAAAGAAATTGACATGGATACATTGGATCTAATTGGTCATAATCTTTCTATTATTGTTAAGAAAGAGTTATACTTAAAACCTAATTTCACACTTGACGAAGCCGCAAAAGAACTGAATGTAACAAAACATCTATTATCTCAATATCTGAATGTGATACTCGGTAAATCCTTCACCAATCTCATAAATGAGTATAGGATTGAAAAAGCAAAAAAGTTATTGGAAACTGAAAACAACTTTACTGTCGAAGGTATTGGATATGAAAGTGGTTTTAATTCAAAATCAACTTTTTTTACCACATTTAAAAAAATCACAGGAAAAACCCCAACCGAATACCAAAAAATGCCCATAAAATGA
- a CDS encoding FAD-dependent oxidoreductase: protein MENYLHGLLDEDNDTIIQQYLKYIDDGIPRTDKPKDVLIIGAGMAGMVAASLLKQAGHNVTIVESNTRVGGRIKTFRNSENKKYFEDDSVYGEAGAMRIPTIHQMVLKYIDKLGLKTEPFYYLSVDKEQAIAHQADPTKPEPDTTRNSLFYVNRKRVVQNEYIRKDIDVNELLGFNLGKSENKHASDLMDNIINPLKAFIAEDPEKNWPLLIERYGEYSMRRFLKENSMYSENAIEMIGVLQNLESRMSYDFIQSFIEQNIIKDTTRFMEIVGGSDMLPNAFFKAHSLEENTYFDCRMTKMMLINNKVKIEVDIEVQRDFQFYEDAGFKALKTPVGDLEFDEVIVTIPFSALRHVYVTPQFKQLKRKAIRELHYDSATKILLEFREKWWQEAPYNIVGGGTITDFSNRFTYYPSNDLGSKGHGVVLASYCWSDEASRWDSLDDDDRYFYALKNLAIMHSDDEKEQQRIIGLAVITSSIKDYKKKGGKLIGAATQSWMRDPYAYGEAAIFNPGQLQLLQRHIISTEWNGKAHFAGEHTSLKHAWIEGAIESGIRTALEVNENTGNLNNPI, encoded by the coding sequence ATGGAAAACTATTTACACGGCTTACTCGACGAAGACAACGACACTATTATCCAGCAATACTTAAAGTACATTGACGACGGAATTCCGCGTACGGATAAACCAAAAGACGTATTAATCATTGGTGCCGGAATGGCCGGAATGGTAGCCGCAAGTCTGTTAAAACAGGCCGGTCATAATGTTACGATAGTCGAATCAAACACCCGTGTTGGTGGCAGGATTAAGACTTTCAGGAATTCTGAAAACAAAAAATATTTTGAAGACGACAGTGTTTATGGTGAAGCGGGTGCGATGCGCATCCCGACCATACACCAGATGGTGCTCAAATACATTGATAAACTCGGACTCAAAACTGAGCCTTTTTATTATCTGTCTGTCGATAAGGAACAGGCAATCGCACATCAGGCAGACCCAACTAAACCGGAGCCTGATACTACTCGAAATTCTCTTTTCTACGTTAACCGTAAACGTGTTGTACAGAATGAATATATCCGAAAAGATATTGATGTAAACGAACTACTGGGCTTTAATCTGGGCAAAAGTGAAAACAAGCATGCCAGCGATTTAATGGACAATATCATTAATCCGCTTAAGGCTTTTATTGCAGAAGATCCTGAGAAAAACTGGCCTTTGCTGATCGAGCGTTACGGAGAATATTCGATGCGTCGTTTCTTAAAGGAAAATTCGATGTATTCAGAGAATGCCATAGAGATGATTGGAGTCCTGCAAAATCTGGAGTCAAGAATGTCTTATGATTTTATCCAGAGTTTTATTGAGCAAAATATTATCAAGGATACTACTCGGTTTATGGAAATTGTGGGCGGAAGCGACATGCTGCCAAATGCATTCTTTAAAGCTCATAGTCTCGAAGAAAATACCTATTTTGATTGCAGGATGACCAAAATGATGCTCATTAACAACAAGGTAAAAATAGAAGTGGATATTGAAGTACAGCGTGACTTCCAGTTTTATGAAGATGCAGGATTCAAAGCATTAAAAACACCTGTTGGTGATCTGGAATTTGATGAAGTGATTGTCACTATACCCTTTTCAGCATTAAGACATGTGTATGTAACACCTCAATTCAAACAGCTTAAACGAAAAGCAATCCGGGAACTGCACTACGATTCTGCTACTAAAATATTGTTGGAATTTCGTGAGAAATGGTGGCAGGAAGCACCTTATAATATTGTTGGTGGTGGTACGATTACTGATTTTTCGAACCGTTTCACCTATTATCCAAGCAATGATTTGGGAAGTAAAGGACACGGTGTCGTGCTGGCATCTTATTGCTGGTCTGACGAAGCAAGCCGCTGGGATTCTTTGGATGACGACGACAGGTATTTTTATGCACTTAAAAATCTGGCCATTATGCACTCCGATGACGAAAAGGAACAGCAGCGCATTATTGGCCTTGCCGTAATTACCTCGAGTATCAAGGACTATAAAAAGAAAGGTGGGAAATTAATTGGTGCTGCAACACAAAGCTGGATGCGCGACCCGTATGCTTATGGTGAAGCAGCAATATTTAATCCGGGACAGTTACAATTATTGCAACGTCATATCATCTCAACTGAATGGAATGGAAAAGCACATTTTGCCGGAGAGCATACTTCCCTGAAACATGCCTGGATTGAAGGAGCTATCGAGTCCGGAATCCGCACAGCACTTGAAGTCAACGAAAATACTGGTAACCTGAATAACCCAATTTAA